A single Haloglycomyces albus DSM 45210 DNA region contains:
- a CDS encoding PQQ-dependent sugar dehydrogenase: protein MRRAVKALFLAPIVLLNACAFGDPPPPVAGQPPDLPTPDTDPELQSSTVVAPAASEVDQPSDIDFLPDGTAVFIERETGTVWSIGYQDDNSTAEPEEVLHLDDVNAEGSGGLLAVAVSPEFDDDGTVYLYYSTDEDNRVVAWEWESDEQPEPILTGISHGSQLNGGALEFGPEGLLWVGTGDADYLSEAQDPDKLGGKLLRITTSGEAAEGNPDPDSPVYSLGHRNIRAIAFRDGDPEPVVLESSPNLDDYVNQVRKDGNYGWPRLVEEFNSDEYLEPIAIRESQVGECAGATFIGDMLVTACQRGQRLWLADIDSAGEELTDAAELFMNEFGQLHALAMGDDGLLWAGTYNRGDQCDSSMGCYPNEEDDRILRISLPGYTSGIGLT from the coding sequence ATGCGCCGCGCCGTGAAAGCTTTGTTCCTCGCCCCGATCGTTCTGCTGAACGCCTGCGCGTTCGGCGATCCTCCCCCACCGGTCGCCGGACAACCACCTGATTTGCCGACTCCGGACACCGACCCCGAACTCCAGTCGTCGACCGTGGTCGCACCCGCCGCCAGTGAGGTTGACCAGCCCTCGGACATCGACTTTCTTCCCGATGGAACCGCCGTATTCATCGAACGTGAAACCGGAACCGTCTGGTCCATCGGCTACCAAGACGACAACAGCACCGCTGAGCCGGAGGAGGTCCTCCATCTCGACGACGTCAATGCCGAAGGCAGTGGCGGACTTCTGGCCGTAGCGGTATCACCCGAATTCGACGACGACGGGACGGTGTACCTGTACTATTCCACCGACGAGGACAATCGAGTGGTCGCGTGGGAGTGGGAGTCCGACGAACAACCCGAACCGATCCTCACCGGTATCTCCCACGGTTCCCAGCTCAACGGTGGTGCGTTGGAGTTCGGGCCCGAGGGTCTGCTCTGGGTCGGTACCGGCGACGCCGACTATCTCAGTGAAGCTCAAGACCCGGACAAACTCGGCGGAAAGCTGTTGCGCATCACCACCTCCGGCGAAGCGGCCGAAGGCAACCCCGACCCCGATTCCCCGGTTTATTCCCTGGGACACCGCAATATTCGCGCCATCGCCTTTCGGGACGGCGACCCCGAACCGGTCGTGTTGGAATCCAGCCCCAACCTCGACGACTATGTCAATCAAGTTCGCAAGGACGGTAACTACGGCTGGCCGCGTCTCGTCGAGGAATTCAATTCCGACGAATACCTCGAACCCATCGCGATTCGGGAATCACAGGTCGGTGAATGCGCGGGAGCGACCTTCATCGGCGATATGCTCGTCACCGCATGCCAACGTGGCCAGCGACTGTGGCTGGCCGACATCGACTCCGCCGGCGAAGAACTCACTGACGCGGCTGAACTGTTCATGAACGAATTCGGGCAACTGCATGCTTTGGCCATGGGCGACGACGGTCTGCTTTGGGCCGGCACCTATAACCGTGGCGACCAATGCGACAGCA
- a CDS encoding 2-hydroxyacid dehydrogenase produces MLVWIPHGKGRRYLGDLPSDVTVETFTGESFPSDPAGVDFWVPPFLAGKDVPNILKRMPGLRVIQLLSAGADVWVGRTPDGVTLCDARGTHTAVTTEWTVAAVLSSLRRFDTFIRRQERHVWKPQLTPTVTRKNALIVGAGDIGEHVARTLETLDVSITKVARRARPGVHSIDHIDELLPQADVVILNVPLTDATRHLADADFLARMKDGALLVNAARGPVVDTDALVEEVKTGRLRAALDVTDPEPLPEGHPLWDLDGVIITPHVGGSTDDLVEREYVRVGDQIRRYAEGEPLINIVTGDY; encoded by the coding sequence ATGTTGGTCTGGATTCCACACGGGAAGGGCCGCCGTTACCTCGGCGACCTTCCCTCCGACGTCACGGTCGAGACGTTTACGGGTGAGTCGTTCCCCTCCGATCCCGCCGGAGTCGACTTCTGGGTCCCGCCGTTCCTGGCCGGGAAGGACGTTCCGAACATCTTGAAACGGATGCCCGGGTTGCGGGTGATCCAATTGCTGAGCGCGGGCGCGGACGTGTGGGTGGGACGAACCCCCGACGGAGTGACGCTCTGCGATGCGCGCGGTACTCACACCGCCGTCACGACGGAATGGACGGTGGCGGCGGTTCTCTCCAGTCTGCGTCGGTTCGATACCTTCATCCGACGTCAGGAACGGCACGTGTGGAAACCGCAACTCACTCCCACCGTCACCCGTAAGAACGCGTTGATCGTGGGGGCCGGAGACATCGGCGAACACGTCGCTCGCACCCTGGAGACGCTCGACGTGTCGATCACCAAGGTCGCCCGGCGGGCTCGGCCCGGCGTCCACTCCATCGACCACATCGACGAGCTGTTGCCGCAGGCCGATGTGGTCATATTGAACGTTCCGTTGACCGATGCCACCCGACACCTGGCCGACGCGGACTTTCTCGCCCGGATGAAGGACGGTGCACTGCTGGTCAATGCCGCTCGTGGACCGGTGGTGGATACTGATGCCTTGGTCGAGGAAGTGAAGACCGGCCGACTGCGTGCCGCCCTCGACGTCACCGATCCCGAACCGCTACCCGAAGGGCACCCCCTGTGGGACTTGGACGGTGTGATCATTACGCCACATGTGGGCGGGTCAACCGATGACCTGGTGGAACGGGAATACGTCCGTGTGGGCGATCAAATTCGTCGATACGCGGAGGGCGAACCACTCATTAACATTGTCACCGGAGACTACTGA
- a CDS encoding cysteine desulfurase family protein codes for MAYLDHAATTPMRPEALETYIDCARHLGNASSLHRAGREARRRVEEARERLGAVLGAKPSEIVFTGSGTEANNLAIKGLHWARRESGRNRILSTSIEHHAVSDVVEWLRDHEQADVTTVGVDERAYIDVDSAVADIDNAPDEVTVVSTMSANNEVGTIQNLGPVIAAAGAHGIPVHADAVQAIGHVPMSFSDSGLTALSLSGHKLGGPTGCGVLLLKRATDITPLLHGGGQERDIRSSTLDVAGICALTKAADLAVTEQEAEERRLSALRDQLIERIQQIAPDAILNGDPVNRLPGNVHFSFPGCEGDALLMLLDAAGVECATGSACSAGVAQPSHVLLAMGRSEDTARSSLRFSLGWSTTQDDIDALAAALPDAVKRARSAGLS; via the coding sequence ATGGCATATCTGGACCACGCTGCGACGACCCCCATGCGCCCCGAAGCGCTGGAGACCTATATTGACTGCGCTCGGCACCTTGGCAATGCCTCCTCTCTGCATCGCGCCGGTCGTGAGGCGCGGCGCAGGGTGGAAGAGGCCAGAGAACGGTTGGGCGCGGTTCTGGGAGCCAAGCCCAGCGAAATCGTATTCACCGGTTCCGGTACCGAAGCCAATAATCTGGCGATCAAGGGCCTGCACTGGGCGCGCCGTGAATCCGGGCGCAATCGTATTCTCAGCACCTCCATCGAACATCACGCCGTTTCGGACGTGGTGGAATGGCTACGCGATCACGAACAGGCGGACGTGACCACCGTAGGTGTCGACGAGCGGGCGTATATCGACGTTGACTCCGCGGTCGCGGACATCGACAATGCCCCCGACGAGGTCACCGTCGTCTCGACGATGTCGGCCAACAACGAAGTCGGTACGATTCAGAATCTCGGTCCCGTCATCGCCGCCGCAGGCGCTCACGGCATACCGGTACACGCCGACGCCGTCCAGGCGATCGGACACGTTCCCATGTCGTTCTCCGACAGCGGCCTCACCGCGCTCTCGCTCTCCGGACACAAGCTCGGCGGCCCCACCGGTTGCGGGGTACTACTTCTCAAACGGGCCACCGACATCACCCCTTTGCTCCACGGCGGAGGGCAGGAACGCGACATTCGTTCCTCCACACTGGATGTAGCGGGCATTTGTGCTTTGACCAAGGCTGCGGATCTCGCCGTCACCGAACAGGAAGCCGAAGAACGTCGCCTCAGTGCGCTCCGCGATCAGCTGATCGAACGCATCCAGCAGATCGCTCCCGACGCCATACTCAACGGCGACCCCGTCAACCGCTTGCCCGGTAACGTGCACTTCTCCTTCCCCGGCTGCGAGGGTGACGCCCTTCTCATGCTGCTGGACGCCGCCGGCGTCGAATGCGCCACAGGCTCGGCGTGTTCCGCCGGAGTAGCTCAGCCCTCGCACGTGCTACTCGCCATGGGGCGCAGCGAAGACACCGCACGTTCCTCCCTGCGGTTCAGCCTCGGCTGGTCCACCACCCAGGACGATATCGACGCTTTGGCGGCCGCTCTCCCCGACGCTGTTAAACGCGCCCGCAGTGCTGGACTCAGCTGA
- the mnmA gene encoding tRNA 2-thiouridine(34) synthase MnmA, producing the protein MPKRVLAAMSGGVDSAVAAARAAEAGHDVTGVHLALSKNPQTYRTGARGCCTVEDSRDARRAADVIGIPFYIWDMSERFHEEVVEDFYSEYAAGRTPNPCLRCNEKIKFQAVLDRAIALGFDAVVTGHYARKGDDGLLRRAIDPDKDQSYVLGVLTPVQLEHSMFPLGDTLKTDIRTEAEERDLAVARKPDSHDICFISNGDTSGFLKKKLGTSEGDIVDSTTGDVIGNHDGAHQFTIGQRHGLGLERPAADGKPRYVLSITPVENKVEVGPRDALRIGRIHTGVPVWLSARRSEPFRAEVQLRAHGAPVPATVTVTDDSLTAELDEPAYGVATGQTLVIYEPSDDGDAVLASGTIESTESLEGAGV; encoded by the coding sequence ATGCCCAAGCGAGTACTGGCCGCCATGAGCGGAGGAGTAGATTCAGCAGTTGCCGCCGCCCGCGCCGCCGAGGCCGGACACGACGTGACCGGAGTGCATCTGGCGCTCTCGAAAAACCCCCAGACCTATCGCACCGGAGCACGCGGATGCTGCACGGTCGAAGACAGTCGCGACGCGCGTCGTGCCGCCGACGTCATCGGCATCCCCTTCTATATCTGGGACATGTCCGAACGCTTCCACGAAGAGGTCGTCGAGGACTTCTACAGTGAATACGCCGCCGGCCGCACTCCCAATCCCTGCTTGCGGTGCAACGAGAAGATCAAGTTCCAAGCCGTGCTCGACCGCGCCATCGCCCTTGGCTTCGATGCCGTCGTCACCGGACACTACGCCCGCAAGGGCGACGACGGCCTCCTACGCCGCGCGATCGACCCCGACAAGGACCAGTCCTATGTGCTCGGTGTCTTGACCCCGGTGCAGCTGGAACATTCCATGTTCCCTCTGGGCGACACTCTGAAAACAGACATTCGTACCGAAGCCGAGGAACGTGACCTCGCCGTCGCCCGCAAACCCGACAGCCACGACATCTGCTTCATCTCCAACGGCGATACCTCCGGCTTCCTCAAAAAGAAGCTTGGGACCAGCGAAGGCGACATCGTGGACTCCACCACCGGCGACGTCATCGGAAACCACGACGGCGCTCACCAGTTCACCATCGGGCAGCGTCACGGACTCGGCCTGGAACGCCCCGCCGCCGACGGAAAACCACGTTACGTTCTCTCCATCACCCCGGTGGAGAACAAGGTCGAAGTCGGACCGCGCGACGCCCTCAGGATCGGACGCATTCACACCGGGGTGCCGGTCTGGCTCAGCGCTCGGCGCAGCGAACCGTTCCGAGCCGAAGTACAGCTGCGCGCCCACGGCGCGCCCGTACCGGCGACCGTCACCGTCACCGACGACAGCCTGACCGCCGAACTCGACGAACCGGCCTACGGAGTCGCCACCGGACAAACCCTGGTGATCTACGAACCGTCCGACGACGGCGACGCGGTATTGGCGTCCGGAACGATCGAATCGACCGAATCACTTGAGGGTGCCGGTGTCTGA
- a CDS encoding amidohydrolase has protein sequence MADNTFALTGATVLPITGEAVPNGTVVVEDGVITAVGGSDTSIPSGTPTHDVNGKYVTPGLVDAHTHLGVHEEAAGTQGSDVNELTDPNTADVRALDAIFPADIGFDDARSGGVLTVGIMPGSGNIVGGQAVAVNTHGRTVEEMLLREPTGVKSALGENPKRVYGGKDKKPSTRLGNAAMLRSAFVEAGNYLAKIENAEDENTVERDLRNEIIGKVLKRELPWRQHSHRADDIATAIRVSEEFGYRLVIDHGTEGYLIADLLAEKNIPVANGPLLTSRSKMELRNRTLRGPGLLHQAGVEVSIITDHPVIPINQLITQVILSIKAGLDRDYALRTVTINPAAMMGIDDKVGSLESGKHGTLCVWSGDPLDIYSEVERAFIKGTEVDTSGA, from the coding sequence ATGGCCGACAACACCTTCGCTCTCACCGGCGCCACGGTACTTCCGATTACCGGTGAGGCCGTCCCCAACGGAACCGTCGTGGTCGAAGACGGCGTCATCACCGCCGTCGGCGGCAGCGACACCTCGATTCCCTCCGGCACACCCACCCACGACGTCAACGGCAAATACGTCACCCCGGGCCTGGTCGACGCGCACACCCACCTGGGAGTACACGAAGAGGCCGCCGGAACGCAAGGCTCCGACGTCAACGAACTGACCGACCCCAATACCGCCGACGTTCGAGCTCTGGACGCCATCTTCCCCGCCGACATCGGATTCGACGACGCCCGCAGCGGCGGAGTTCTCACCGTCGGAATCATGCCCGGAAGCGGTAACATCGTCGGCGGTCAGGCCGTTGCGGTCAATACACACGGGCGAACCGTGGAAGAAATGCTTCTGCGTGAGCCCACCGGAGTGAAATCCGCCCTCGGCGAGAATCCCAAGCGCGTCTACGGCGGAAAGGACAAGAAGCCGTCCACCCGTCTCGGAAACGCCGCGATGTTGCGAAGCGCCTTCGTCGAGGCGGGCAATTACCTCGCCAAGATCGAAAACGCCGAGGACGAGAACACCGTCGAGCGCGATCTGCGCAATGAAATCATCGGCAAGGTACTCAAACGCGAGCTTCCCTGGCGACAGCATTCCCACCGTGCCGACGACATCGCCACCGCCATCCGAGTATCCGAAGAATTCGGCTACCGGCTCGTGATCGACCACGGCACCGAGGGCTACCTCATCGCCGACCTTCTGGCGGAGAAGAACATCCCCGTCGCCAACGGACCGCTCCTCACCTCCCGCAGCAAAATGGAGCTGCGCAATCGCACCCTGCGCGGCCCCGGACTACTGCATCAGGCGGGAGTCGAGGTTTCGATCATCACCGACCACCCGGTCATACCGATCAACCAGCTGATCACTCAGGTCATACTGTCGATCAAAGCCGGGCTTGACCGTGACTACGCTCTACGAACCGTCACCATCAACCCGGCGGCGATGATGGGCATCGACGACAAGGTCGGCTCCCTCGAATCCGGCAAACACGGCACCCTGTGCGTATGGTCCGGTGACCCACTGGACATTTACTCCGAAGTCGAGCGGGCCTTCATCAAGGGCACCGAAGTGGACACCTCCGGGGCCTAA
- the ligA gene encoding NAD-dependent DNA ligase LigA, whose product MTAEEKDFTQAKERHEELAAEITEHRRRYYVDDAPTVSDAAFDRLMHELIELETAFPELVNADSPSQRVGTYSTAFAPVRHPQKMLSLDDVFEQSEVRAWADRVTPHVPDARYLCEVKIDGLAVDLLYIKGRLTSAATRGDGVTGEDVTANVATIGAVPQRLVSDGDYPVPERLEVRGEVYIAVEDFEALNAHQVEVDGPVFANPRNAAAGSLRQKDATVTASRPLSFIAHGIGEHVGFEPDGQSHSYRALDSWGIPTSPYWKLVDSVSEVFDYIDHYGDNRHSLIHEIDGIVVKIDDIASQERLGATARAPRWAVAYKYPPEEVNTRLLDVKVSIGRTGRATPYAVLAPVRVAGSEVEFATLHNADQVRAKGVLIGDLVVVRKAGDVIPEVVGPVTQVRTGNERDFEMPEACPECGTALAPAAEGDVDLRCPNAQSCPGQLRERLAFLSGRSCFDVDGMGYVACAALVQPLDPSQRVLDDESGVFALRMEDLLPIQTVVRDPDTGLPKHDAEGNEKVVTYFATKTGEPKKTTIQMLDNLEKAKEQNLWRVVNALSIRHVGPVSAQALTEYFGDIQKMMEADEAELADIDGVGPTIAAAIKEWFSVDWHRNIVDCWRTAGVRMREDVETEGSGLSQTLAGATVVITGALEGYTRDSAAAAVKARGGKVTSSVSKKTSVVVAGESAGSKYDKALKLGVPVVDSDGFDGLLESGVE is encoded by the coding sequence GTGACTGCCGAGGAAAAAGACTTCACACAGGCCAAGGAACGGCATGAGGAGCTTGCTGCCGAGATCACCGAACACCGTCGTCGCTACTACGTCGACGACGCCCCCACGGTTTCGGACGCCGCTTTTGACCGATTGATGCATGAACTGATCGAGCTGGAAACCGCGTTTCCCGAGTTGGTCAACGCCGATTCACCCAGTCAGCGGGTGGGTACCTACTCCACCGCCTTCGCTCCAGTGCGCCATCCGCAGAAAATGCTCAGTCTCGACGACGTCTTTGAACAGTCGGAGGTGCGGGCTTGGGCCGATCGAGTCACGCCGCACGTTCCCGACGCGCGGTATCTCTGCGAGGTGAAGATCGACGGTTTGGCCGTGGATCTGTTGTATATCAAAGGGCGGTTGACCTCGGCGGCGACGCGCGGTGACGGTGTGACGGGCGAAGACGTTACCGCCAATGTCGCTACGATCGGCGCGGTGCCGCAACGACTGGTCTCCGACGGTGATTACCCGGTTCCCGAGCGCCTCGAGGTGAGGGGAGAGGTCTACATTGCCGTCGAGGATTTCGAAGCTTTGAACGCCCATCAGGTCGAGGTGGACGGTCCGGTTTTCGCCAACCCGCGCAATGCCGCCGCCGGTTCCCTGCGGCAGAAGGACGCCACCGTCACCGCTTCCCGCCCGCTCAGCTTCATCGCACACGGCATCGGGGAGCATGTGGGGTTCGAACCCGACGGCCAGTCGCATTCGTATCGTGCACTCGACAGCTGGGGTATCCCGACCAGTCCTTACTGGAAACTCGTGGACTCCGTTTCTGAGGTATTCGATTACATTGATCATTATGGGGACAACCGCCACAGTCTGATTCATGAGATCGACGGAATCGTGGTGAAGATCGATGACATCGCGTCTCAGGAGCGTCTCGGTGCTACCGCGCGTGCCCCGCGCTGGGCGGTGGCGTACAAGTACCCGCCCGAAGAGGTCAATACCCGGCTGCTGGACGTCAAAGTCTCGATCGGGCGTACCGGAAGAGCGACTCCGTACGCGGTTCTGGCTCCGGTTCGGGTGGCCGGCTCCGAGGTCGAGTTTGCGACCTTGCACAATGCTGACCAGGTGCGTGCCAAGGGGGTTCTCATCGGCGATCTCGTTGTCGTGCGGAAGGCCGGCGACGTGATTCCGGAAGTGGTCGGGCCGGTTACTCAGGTCCGTACCGGAAACGAGAGAGACTTCGAAATGCCGGAGGCCTGTCCCGAATGCGGTACCGCGCTGGCGCCTGCCGCTGAAGGGGATGTGGATCTGCGTTGCCCCAACGCCCAGTCGTGCCCTGGGCAACTGCGGGAGCGTTTGGCCTTCCTTTCCGGTCGTTCGTGTTTCGACGTCGACGGTATGGGGTATGTGGCGTGCGCGGCCCTGGTACAGCCGTTGGATCCGAGTCAGCGCGTATTGGACGATGAATCGGGAGTGTTCGCGCTTCGTATGGAAGATCTGCTTCCCATTCAAACCGTGGTACGCGATCCCGATACCGGTTTGCCCAAGCACGACGCCGAGGGCAACGAAAAGGTCGTCACCTATTTCGCCACCAAGACGGGCGAGCCGAAGAAAACGACGATTCAAATGCTCGACAATTTGGAAAAGGCAAAAGAACAGAACCTCTGGCGTGTGGTCAACGCTCTGTCAATTCGCCATGTGGGGCCGGTTTCCGCGCAGGCATTGACAGAATACTTCGGTGACATTCAGAAGATGATGGAGGCGGATGAGGCGGAACTTGCCGATATCGACGGCGTCGGTCCCACCATCGCCGCCGCAATTAAAGAATGGTTTTCCGTCGATTGGCATCGTAATATTGTGGACTGTTGGCGTACGGCCGGCGTGCGAATGCGTGAAGACGTTGAGACCGAAGGCAGTGGCCTCTCCCAAACCTTGGCGGGCGCGACCGTCGTTATTACCGGAGCGCTGGAAGGCTATACGCGTGACAGTGCGGCCGCTGCGGTGAAGGCGCGTGGCGGTAAGGTGACCTCGTCGGTATCGAAAAAGACGTCAGTGGTTGTGGCAGGGGAATCAGCGGGTTCGAAGTACGATAAGGCGCTGAAACTCGGTGTGCCGGTGGTTGACTCAGACGGATTCGACGGATTGCTCGAGTCCGGAGTCGAGTAA
- a CDS encoding putative bifunctional diguanylate cyclase/phosphodiesterase: protein MATTLMRNTAPSDSPGRYYLYLAVVGIGAALGVGVTLLSLDASWAALQPASAAFVVCAVVAVVSEFDPLRWRGIHSTAASLVSISFVLALLATWGLIPALVVQAIAISIVGFRVRSSLLRALFNLSQTTLALIAAAVVWNWLAGGATWLNTPSHILALIASGAVWSVVSYSFVSGALTLRLGGSWLSHWVKWVKGEWKLRSLLIVVAPVIALAATTSVWMVVTVALPLFGLHYLLRVMAQREREAETDSLTGLLNRRGFQSECERKLLDAAETETAVAVVVLDVDRFSEINNALGHGIGDRVLRELAQRFVNENVPGKLLARHGGDEFAFAWSELDGMTDPMECARAVKGALDAPISLGEFSVEVDGSVGVAVYPDDGDGFDTVLQHADIALYEAKRRSSTYTRYTPDFDHPSPERITLLADLRRALESSGTPGVELFYQPQIDLRDGRVVGAEALLRYTHPTRGHVQPSELIAAAEQSSVMRMLTERVVEIALRQMKEWERDGFDLGMAVNVSVRDLQSAEFTDYLTGRVKELGVEAGKLRLEITESALMDDPRRVVGNVEKIADIGVQISLDDFGTGFSSMQHLRRLPVSEIKIDRLFVSNLTEDSDDAAIVSSTIDLAKALDLNVVAEGVEDDSTRDLLRSWGCHIAQGWHFARPMDAVRFDVWLRSYQAHEAESRGLRDVS, encoded by the coding sequence ATGGCGACCACCTTGATGCGGAATACCGCGCCCAGCGACAGTCCCGGGCGCTACTACCTGTATCTCGCCGTGGTGGGGATCGGCGCCGCTCTCGGTGTCGGCGTGACGCTCCTGTCACTCGATGCGAGTTGGGCCGCCCTGCAGCCGGCCTCCGCGGCCTTCGTCGTGTGCGCGGTAGTGGCCGTTGTTTCGGAATTCGACCCTTTGCGATGGCGCGGTATCCACAGTACCGCCGCTTCCCTGGTCTCGATATCCTTTGTCCTTGCCCTGCTGGCTACCTGGGGATTGATTCCGGCTCTGGTCGTGCAGGCGATCGCTATATCGATCGTGGGTTTTCGAGTTCGATCTTCGCTGCTGCGGGCCCTGTTCAACTTGAGTCAAACCACGCTGGCTCTCATTGCCGCGGCCGTGGTCTGGAACTGGCTCGCAGGTGGTGCGACCTGGCTCAATACTCCCTCACATATTCTCGCTCTTATCGCTTCCGGAGCGGTGTGGTCGGTCGTCAGTTACAGCTTTGTTTCCGGCGCGTTGACCCTTCGCCTGGGCGGCAGCTGGTTGAGTCATTGGGTTAAGTGGGTGAAGGGAGAGTGGAAACTCCGTTCGCTCCTGATCGTCGTCGCGCCGGTCATCGCCTTGGCCGCCACGACCTCGGTATGGATGGTCGTCACCGTGGCTCTTCCCCTTTTCGGCCTGCATTATCTCCTGCGCGTCATGGCGCAGCGAGAACGTGAGGCCGAAACCGACAGCTTGACCGGTCTACTCAACCGTCGTGGCTTTCAAAGCGAGTGTGAACGAAAGCTGCTGGACGCCGCCGAGACCGAGACCGCAGTAGCGGTGGTCGTTCTCGACGTCGACCGGTTCTCCGAGATCAACAACGCCTTGGGACACGGCATCGGGGATCGTGTGCTGCGTGAACTCGCCCAGCGTTTCGTGAATGAGAACGTGCCGGGCAAATTGTTGGCCCGTCACGGTGGGGACGAATTCGCCTTTGCGTGGTCGGAACTGGACGGTATGACCGACCCGATGGAATGCGCTCGGGCCGTGAAGGGCGCCTTGGACGCTCCCATTTCATTGGGTGAGTTCAGCGTTGAAGTGGACGGATCGGTCGGGGTCGCGGTTTACCCGGATGACGGTGACGGTTTCGACACCGTTCTGCAGCACGCCGATATAGCTCTGTACGAAGCCAAACGACGGTCGTCGACGTATACGCGGTACACTCCGGACTTCGACCATCCCTCGCCGGAGCGGATCACCCTGCTCGCCGATCTACGTCGCGCTTTGGAAAGTAGTGGGACCCCCGGTGTCGAACTGTTCTACCAGCCTCAGATCGACTTGCGCGACGGGCGAGTGGTGGGGGCCGAAGCTCTCTTGCGATATACCCACCCCACTCGAGGACACGTCCAGCCTTCGGAATTGATCGCGGCAGCGGAACAGTCCTCGGTCATGCGTATGTTGACCGAACGGGTGGTCGAGATTGCTCTACGCCAGATGAAAGAGTGGGAGCGCGACGGATTCGACCTCGGCATGGCGGTCAATGTGAGCGTGCGTGATCTGCAGTCGGCCGAGTTCACCGACTATCTGACCGGGCGTGTGAAGGAACTTGGGGTGGAAGCCGGTAAACTGCGCCTGGAAATCACCGAAAGCGCGTTGATGGACGACCCACGCCGGGTGGTGGGAAACGTAGAGAAGATCGCCGACATCGGCGTGCAGATCAGTCTGGACGACTTTGGCACGGGTTTTTCCTCCATGCAGCATTTGAGACGTCTGCCGGTCAGCGAAATCAAAATCGATCGCCTTTTTGTCTCCAACCTGACTGAAGACAGCGACGACGCCGCGATCGTCTCGTCGACGATCGATTTGGCGAAGGCACTTGATCTCAATGTGGTAGCCGAGGGAGTTGAGGACGACTCGACTCGCGATCTTCTGCGCAGCTGGGGCTGTCACATCGCCCAAGGCTGGCATTTCGCACGCCCGATGGACGCGGTGCGGTTCGACGTCTGGCTGCGTAGCTATCAGGCGCACGAGGCGGAGTCACGAGGACTGCGGGACGTTTCCTGA
- a CDS encoding ZIP family metal transporter, with translation MPGGFTAFLEWTVLGPVLFSLISAGTTLLGGVTAAHLTRGKELVMALAAGLMLGVVFFDLIPEALELTGGAWHGVPEAMPAVAAGFFTFHLLERLLGAHPGHERGYAVHSHSVRRLGLLAGGGLVFHSLLDGFGIGTAFQVSGGLGLSVAVAVIAHDFADGFNAFTLPSAYGNERKRAFHVLYADAAAPVVGAGLAIFLTVPPETAGLYLGYFAGVLLYLATAEVLPQAHSRRRGLALLATGTAMGAMWLIVGFAEHSN, from the coding sequence ATGCCGGGTGGATTCACTGCCTTCCTGGAATGGACGGTTCTCGGCCCCGTTCTCTTCAGCTTGATATCAGCGGGCACCACCTTGCTGGGCGGTGTTACCGCCGCCCATCTCACCCGAGGTAAAGAGCTGGTCATGGCCCTGGCCGCCGGTCTCATGTTGGGAGTGGTGTTTTTCGACCTCATTCCCGAGGCGCTCGAACTGACCGGAGGGGCGTGGCATGGAGTCCCTGAAGCGATGCCCGCCGTGGCCGCCGGTTTCTTCACCTTTCATCTCCTTGAACGGCTGCTCGGCGCACATCCGGGACATGAGCGCGGATACGCCGTCCATTCGCACAGCGTTCGCCGGCTCGGCCTTCTCGCCGGCGGAGGTTTGGTGTTCCATTCTCTGCTGGACGGATTCGGTATCGGTACGGCGTTCCAAGTCAGCGGCGGCCTCGGACTCTCGGTGGCCGTGGCGGTGATCGCGCACGACTTCGCCGACGGGTTCAATGCCTTCACCCTTCCCAGCGCGTACGGCAACGAACGCAAACGTGCCTTCCACGTCCTGTACGCCGACGCCGCCGCACCAGTCGTTGGTGCAGGATTGGCGATCTTCCTCACTGTTCCTCCGGAAACCGCTGGACTGTACCTTGGGTACTTTGCCGGCGTCCTGCTCTATCTCGCCACGGCAGAAGTGCTCCCGCAGGCACACTCCCGCCGTCGCGGCCTGGCATTGTTGGCGACCGGTACGGCGATGGGGGCCATGTGGCTCATTGTCGGATTCGCCGAGCACTCGAATTGA
- the gatC gene encoding Asp-tRNA(Asn)/Glu-tRNA(Gln) amidotransferase subunit GatC, translated as MSTISRDEVAHLARLARLEVTESELDSFADQLDVILDSMKSLSEVDTDGVEPTSQSVPLINVFREDQPHTSLERDDVLAGAPDTAEDRFRVPQILSEEE; from the coding sequence GTGAGCACTATTTCTCGCGACGAAGTCGCGCACTTGGCGCGCCTCGCTCGACTGGAGGTCACCGAAAGCGAACTGGACTCCTTTGCCGATCAACTCGACGTCATTCTGGATTCGATGAAGTCGCTCTCCGAAGTCGATACCGACGGAGTCGAGCCGACCTCACAATCGGTTCCCTTGATTAATGTGTTCCGGGAAGACCAACCTCATACCTCGCTCGAAAGGGACGACGTCCTTGCCGGAGCGCCCGATACCGCCGAAGACCGCTTCCGTGTACCACAGATTCTCAGCGAGGAAGAGTAA